The Shinella zoogloeoides genome includes a region encoding these proteins:
- a CDS encoding amidohydrolase, translating into MQAEASFIIRNARVLTMDDANPRAAAVAVSGNRILAVGSEAEIDAYSGPDTHVIDAKGATVLPGFNEAHMHIFGGSAELRELSLMGVKGFDALDRALKAYAADYPQRDLLIAQHADYTILSDDERVTRHHLDRILPDRAVLIFAPDHHTAWANTLALKMGGILEGRDVGIGNEIVMGEDGLANGELRESNAIRPVSALGETGAREMLGVGTGGDPDHVTAEERAADIEIIREGLAYVASLGITSLQNMDGSLYQLEMLDEIEKTAGLPVRVRMPFHMKNFMPLSDLEAKAAAWRERFNTDRLRSDFVKLFMDGVTESGTAVFVDDYSHQPGWKGEPLFSQAHFDEIAIAADRLGLPVAVHAIGDGAVRMVLNGYEAAIEANGRRDSRNRIEHIEVVHPDDVPRFKELGTIASMQPTHPPGSAGLPLEPYLSYIGEERWPHAFAWRTLTDAGAPIVFATDWPVSPLDPMHCIQCAMTRTVWKEGMQDQRLSLHETLAAYTRTSAWVEFMEDRKGVLKPGYLADIVVLSADVEAADFADLAAIRPVTTMCDGRITYQA; encoded by the coding sequence ATGCAGGCCGAAGCAAGCTTCATTATCCGCAATGCGCGGGTGCTGACGATGGACGATGCGAACCCGCGCGCCGCCGCCGTCGCCGTCTCGGGAAACCGCATCCTGGCCGTCGGGTCCGAGGCCGAGATCGACGCCTATTCCGGCCCCGATACCCATGTGATCGACGCGAAGGGCGCGACCGTTCTGCCGGGCTTCAACGAAGCGCACATGCACATTTTCGGCGGCTCGGCCGAGCTGCGCGAACTGTCGCTGATGGGCGTCAAGGGCTTTGACGCCCTCGACAGGGCGCTGAAGGCCTATGCGGCGGACTATCCGCAGCGCGACCTGCTGATCGCCCAGCATGCCGACTACACGATCCTGTCCGATGACGAGCGCGTGACGCGCCACCACCTCGACCGCATCCTGCCCGACCGGGCCGTGCTGATCTTCGCGCCGGACCATCACACCGCCTGGGCGAACACGCTGGCGCTGAAGATGGGCGGCATCCTCGAAGGCCGCGACGTCGGCATCGGCAACGAGATCGTCATGGGCGAGGACGGGCTTGCCAATGGCGAGTTGCGCGAAAGCAACGCCATCCGCCCGGTCTCCGCGCTCGGCGAAACCGGCGCGCGCGAGATGCTCGGCGTCGGTACCGGCGGCGATCCCGACCATGTGACGGCGGAAGAACGGGCGGCCGACATCGAGATCATCAGGGAAGGTCTCGCCTATGTCGCCTCGCTCGGCATTACCTCGCTGCAGAACATGGATGGCAGCCTCTACCAGCTCGAAATGCTGGACGAGATCGAGAAGACGGCGGGCCTACCCGTGCGGGTGCGCATGCCCTTCCACATGAAGAACTTCATGCCGCTCTCGGACCTCGAAGCCAAGGCGGCCGCGTGGCGCGAGCGCTTCAATACGGATCGCCTGCGCTCGGATTTCGTCAAGCTCTTCATGGACGGCGTGACGGAATCGGGTACCGCCGTCTTCGTCGACGACTACAGCCACCAGCCCGGCTGGAAGGGCGAGCCGCTGTTCTCGCAGGCGCATTTCGACGAGATCGCCATCGCCGCCGACAGGCTCGGCCTGCCGGTCGCCGTCCACGCCATCGGCGACGGCGCGGTGCGCATGGTGCTGAACGGCTACGAGGCCGCCATCGAGGCCAATGGCAGGCGCGACAGCCGCAACCGCATCGAACATATCGAGGTCGTGCATCCGGACGACGTTCCGCGCTTCAAGGAACTCGGCACCATCGCCTCCATGCAGCCGACGCACCCGCCGGGCAGTGCCGGCCTGCCGCTGGAGCCTTACCTCTCCTATATCGGCGAGGAACGCTGGCCCCATGCCTTCGCCTGGCGCACGCTCACCGATGCCGGCGCGCCCATCGTGTTCGCCACCGACTGGCCGGTCTCGCCGCTCGATCCGATGCACTGCATCCAGTGCGCCATGACGCGCACCGTCTGGAAGGAGGGCATGCAGGATCAGCGGCTTTCGCTGCACGAGACGCTCGCCGCCTATACGCGGACCAGCGCCTGGGTAGAGTTCATGGAAGATCGCAAGGGCGTGCTGAAGCCCGGCTATCTCGCCGACATCGTCGTGCTCTCGGCCGATGTGGAGGCCGCCGATTTCGCGGACCTCGCCGCCATCCGCCCGGTCACGACCATGTGCGATGGGCGCATCACCTACCAGGCCTGA
- a CDS encoding ABC transporter ATP-binding protein, which translates to MTETRTTAAHGGAIGMHGIKKWFGSFQAVNDVTLDIRPNEFFTLLGPSGCGKTTLLRMIAGFELPTEGQVLLDGTDISRLLPNQRPVNTVFQNYALFPHLTVAENIGFGLKMLGKPKAEIDGVVADMLKLVHLEGRGDNPVTQLSGGQQQRVALARALAPRPKVLLLDEPLSALDLKLRKSMQMELKRLQLETGITFVFVTHDQEEALTMSDRIAVMSTGTVRQVGSPWEIYDRPAERFVADFIGETNFLEADVVSVADGKARVRLSSGAEISATFPASLTPAGKVTIVVRPEHAQAGAPSPAALLRGIVHEIVYLGTDTHLHVRLDDGKSFMVRQQNARSGHCGFSKGDPIGIGFSDDVAQILRD; encoded by the coding sequence ATGACTGAGACCCGAACGACCGCCGCCCATGGCGGTGCCATCGGCATGCATGGCATCAAGAAGTGGTTCGGCAGCTTCCAGGCAGTCAATGACGTGACGCTGGATATCCGCCCGAACGAGTTCTTCACCCTTCTGGGGCCTTCGGGCTGCGGCAAGACCACGCTCCTTCGGATGATCGCCGGCTTCGAGCTGCCCACCGAGGGGCAGGTCCTGCTCGACGGCACGGACATTTCACGGCTCCTGCCGAACCAGCGCCCGGTCAACACCGTCTTCCAGAACTACGCCCTCTTCCCGCACCTGACCGTCGCCGAGAACATCGGCTTCGGCCTGAAGATGCTCGGCAAGCCGAAGGCGGAGATCGACGGCGTCGTCGCCGACATGCTGAAGCTCGTGCATCTCGAAGGGCGCGGCGACAATCCGGTGACGCAGCTTTCCGGCGGCCAGCAGCAGCGCGTGGCCCTCGCCCGCGCCCTTGCGCCGAGGCCCAAGGTGCTGCTTCTCGACGAACCGCTTTCGGCCCTCGACCTCAAGCTGCGCAAGTCCATGCAGATGGAACTGAAGCGCCTGCAGCTCGAAACGGGCATCACCTTCGTCTTCGTCACGCACGACCAGGAGGAAGCCCTCACCATGTCCGACCGCATCGCGGTCATGTCGACGGGCACGGTGCGGCAGGTCGGCTCGCCCTGGGAGATCTACGACCGTCCGGCCGAGCGCTTCGTGGCCGATTTCATCGGCGAGACGAATTTCCTCGAGGCCGACGTCGTTTCCGTCGCCGACGGTAAAGCGCGCGTGCGCCTCTCCTCCGGCGCGGAAATCTCCGCCACCTTCCCGGCCAGCCTGACGCCGGCGGGCAAGGTCACCATCGTCGTCCGCCCGGAACACGCGCAGGCCGGCGCCCCCTCGCCCGCCGCGCTGCTACGCGGCATCGTCCACGAGATCGTCTATCTCGGCACGGATACGCATCTTCACGTCCGGCTCGACGACGGCAAGAGCTTCATGGTGCGCCAGCAGAATGCCCGCAGCGGCCATTGCGGTTTCTCCAAGGGAGACCCGATCGGCATCGGCTTCAGCGACGACGTCGCCCAGATCCTGAGGGACTGA
- a CDS encoding extracellular solute-binding protein produces the protein MKTKWMTTTAMAAVGLLALANAASAAGELNIYNWGDYTNPELVKKFEAKYDVKVTVTDYDSNDTALAKVRAGGHGFDLVVPSANYVQIWVKEGLLQEARPDQMENFKNVDERWVDVPWDPGRHYTVPWQWGLTGIGVNTSVYKGDINTSAIFLDPPPELVGKLNVAPEMNDVLFATIKYFGGDWCTMDKEVLRKVRDKLVEAKAKWLAMDYSVTEKLPAGDYAGVYYWNGAIMRSRLKNPDIKFGYPKEGFPYFMDSVALLKDAKNTENAKLFMNFIMEPENAALISAFAKYANGIKGSEKFLPAEMQSAPELVVPPEFEKAGEFLATCEPETQQLYTKIWTELQK, from the coding sequence ATGAAAACGAAATGGATGACGACGACGGCGATGGCGGCAGTCGGCCTGCTTGCCCTTGCGAACGCCGCCTCGGCTGCCGGCGAGCTCAACATCTACAACTGGGGTGACTACACCAACCCGGAGCTCGTCAAGAAGTTCGAAGCCAAGTACGACGTGAAGGTCACGGTCACCGACTACGATTCCAACGACACGGCGCTCGCCAAGGTCCGCGCCGGCGGCCATGGCTTCGACCTCGTCGTACCTTCGGCCAACTACGTGCAGATCTGGGTGAAGGAAGGCCTCCTGCAGGAAGCCCGTCCAGACCAGATGGAGAACTTCAAGAATGTCGACGAGCGCTGGGTCGACGTTCCGTGGGATCCGGGCCGCCATTACACCGTTCCGTGGCAGTGGGGCCTGACGGGCATCGGCGTCAACACCTCCGTCTACAAGGGCGACATCAACACCTCGGCGATCTTCCTCGATCCGCCACCGGAACTGGTCGGCAAGCTCAATGTCGCGCCGGAAATGAACGACGTGCTCTTCGCCACGATCAAGTATTTCGGCGGCGACTGGTGCACCATGGACAAGGAGGTCCTGCGCAAGGTCCGCGACAAGCTGGTCGAGGCAAAGGCCAAGTGGCTCGCCATGGACTACAGCGTGACGGAGAAGCTGCCGGCCGGCGACTATGCCGGCGTCTATTACTGGAACGGCGCCATCATGCGCTCGCGCCTGAAGAACCCGGACATCAAGTTCGGCTATCCGAAGGAAGGCTTCCCCTACTTCATGGACAGCGTCGCGCTGCTGAAGGACGCGAAGAACACCGAAAACGCCAAGCTCTTCATGAACTTCATCATGGAGCCGGAGAACGCGGCGCTGATCTCGGCCTTCGCCAAGTATGCAAACGGCATCAAGGGCTCGGAAAAGTTCCTGCCGGCGGAAATGCAGTCGGCGCCCGAACTGGTCGTGCCGCCTGAATTCGAGAAGGCCGGCGAATTCCTCGCAACCTGCGAGCCGGAGACGCAGCAACTCTACACGAAGATCTGGACCGAACTGCAGAAGTAA
- a CDS encoding ABC transporter permease, translated as MLRSRFDVRAQPGFGLITLFTFFALYLPIAALVIYSFNGAESLSRWDGFSTRWFVAAWRNAAVQDAAVRSMVIAVWAALLATVAATMAALATTRTQPYRGLTFKYALINQPLMVPEIVTAVALLIVFSRIKVWTGYSGLGYLIAAHTAFCIPFAYLPIRARLESMDLTLERAAADLYATPWKTFRYVTLPLLRPAIIAGFMLAFVISLDDVVITEFVKSGGQDTLPTYMLGQLRRETSPEINAIATVFLALSTALVVVFFFINRKKQ; from the coding sequence ATGCTTAGATCGCGTTTCGACGTCCGTGCCCAGCCCGGCTTCGGGCTCATCACCCTCTTCACCTTCTTCGCGCTCTACCTGCCCATTGCCGCGCTGGTCATTTACTCCTTCAACGGGGCGGAATCGCTTTCCCGTTGGGACGGGTTTTCGACGCGCTGGTTCGTGGCGGCATGGCGGAACGCCGCCGTGCAGGACGCTGCCGTCCGCTCGATGGTCATCGCCGTGTGGGCCGCGCTCCTTGCGACGGTCGCAGCGACCATGGCCGCGCTCGCGACGACGCGAACGCAGCCCTATCGCGGCCTCACCTTCAAATATGCGCTCATCAACCAGCCGCTCATGGTGCCGGAGATCGTCACGGCGGTCGCGCTCTTGATCGTCTTCTCGCGCATCAAGGTCTGGACCGGCTATTCCGGCCTTGGCTACCTGATCGCGGCTCATACCGCCTTCTGCATTCCCTTCGCCTACCTGCCGATCCGCGCCCGCCTCGAAAGCATGGACCTGACGCTGGAGCGGGCGGCGGCCGATCTCTACGCGACGCCGTGGAAGACGTTCCGCTACGTCACCCTGCCGCTGCTGCGTCCGGCGATCATCGCGGGCTTCATGCTGGCCTTCGTCATCTCGCTCGACGACGTCGTCATCACCGAATTCGTCAAGTCCGGTGGCCAGGACACGTTGCCGACCTACATGCTTGGCCAGCTCCGGCGCGAAACCTCGCCCGAGATCAACGCGATCGCCACGGTCTTCCTTGCGCTCTCCACGGCGCTGGTCGTGGTCTTCTTCTTCATCAACAGAAAAAAGCAATAA
- a CDS encoding alpha/beta hydrolase translates to MPSLDHPVDTLILPGLNGSPEGHWQRHWARDNPESRVVEQYDWACPDRGRWLEELARQVEMIGRDVWLVGHSLGCVLAAHFAESPLAARIRGALLVAPCDLDATETLHPCIVRFGTMPLRRLPFPTLVVGSLNDPYMPLDRLRRTARAWGSDLIDIGAAGHINVASGFGRWAAGHDFLELLKERSALAPVGDSRLFTHAVAGAGLALN, encoded by the coding sequence ATGCCGTCGCTCGATCATCCCGTCGATACGCTCATCCTTCCCGGCCTCAACGGCTCGCCGGAGGGGCACTGGCAGCGCCACTGGGCGCGCGACAATCCGGAGAGCCGCGTCGTCGAGCAATATGACTGGGCCTGCCCGGATCGCGGGCGCTGGCTGGAGGAACTGGCGCGGCAGGTCGAGATGATCGGCCGGGACGTCTGGCTCGTCGGGCACAGTCTCGGCTGCGTGCTGGCGGCGCATTTCGCCGAAAGCCCGCTCGCCGCGCGCATCCGCGGCGCGCTGCTCGTAGCGCCCTGCGACCTCGACGCCACCGAGACGCTCCATCCCTGTATCGTCCGCTTCGGTACGATGCCGCTCCGCCGCCTGCCGTTCCCGACGCTCGTGGTCGGCAGCCTCAACGATCCCTACATGCCGCTCGACCGGCTGCGCCGAACCGCGCGAGCCTGGGGCAGTGACCTGATCGATATCGGCGCGGCCGGCCATATCAATGTCGCGAGCGGTTTCGGCCGGTGGGCGGCAGGCCACGACTTCCTCGAACTGCTGAAGGAGCGGTCCGCCCTTGCTCCCGTCGGAGATAGTCGGCTTTTCACCCACGCCGTCGCCGGCGCAGGACTCGCGCTCAACTGA
- a CDS encoding aminopeptidase P family protein — MNEQTAARLKALRQRMAETGTGLLAVAPGSHMDWVLGFHPHPDERPCLLLIGPEKEAFLMPALNAEGTREFTDIAFHNWADEEGPDSALRAALSAIGAEAPGLVALDETMRADFALLLLDALPADTRRDFTPATLGGLRMRKDDSEYARLKMNAGIADRAMEAAFAAIRPGMTEKELAAEIRAHFSSEGASPQFWIVGAGGNGAFPHHSASDRVIREGDAVVIDIGGRKQGFPSDITRMAVVGMPPEGYGEIHTIVEKAVQAALKAARPGVVAREVDAAARKVIADAGYGDYFVHRTGHGMGIDGHEPPYITATSETVLEEGMVFSIEPGIYLPGRFGIRLEDIVILRENGPEVLSSLPRTVHIARI; from the coding sequence ATGAACGAACAGACCGCCGCCCGCCTCAAGGCCCTGCGCCAGCGCATGGCGGAGACCGGAACCGGCCTCCTCGCCGTCGCGCCCGGCTCCCACATGGACTGGGTGCTGGGCTTCCATCCGCATCCCGACGAGCGCCCCTGCCTGCTGCTCATCGGCCCGGAGAAGGAGGCCTTCCTGATGCCGGCGCTGAATGCCGAGGGCACCCGCGAATTCACCGATATCGCCTTCCACAACTGGGCGGATGAGGAAGGCCCGGACTCGGCCCTGCGCGCGGCGCTGTCGGCCATCGGCGCTGAAGCGCCGGGCCTCGTCGCGCTGGACGAGACGATGCGGGCGGATTTCGCCCTGCTGCTCCTCGACGCACTGCCCGCCGACACGCGCCGCGACTTCACGCCGGCAACGCTCGGCGGCCTTCGCATGCGCAAGGACGACAGCGAATATGCAAGGCTGAAGATGAATGCCGGCATCGCCGACCGCGCCATGGAAGCGGCCTTCGCGGCGATCAGGCCGGGCATGACCGAGAAGGAGCTTGCCGCCGAAATCCGCGCGCACTTTTCCTCGGAAGGCGCTTCGCCGCAATTCTGGATCGTCGGCGCAGGCGGCAACGGCGCCTTCCCGCACCATTCGGCCAGCGACCGGGTCATCCGGGAGGGCGACGCGGTGGTGATCGACATCGGCGGGCGCAAGCAGGGCTTCCCCTCCGATATCACCCGCATGGCCGTCGTCGGCATGCCGCCGGAAGGCTATGGCGAGATCCACACCATCGTCGAGAAGGCCGTGCAGGCCGCGCTCAAGGCCGCCCGTCCGGGCGTCGTGGCGCGCGAGGTGGATGCCGCGGCCCGCAAGGTCATCGCCGATGCGGGCTATGGCGACTATTTCGTGCACCGCACGGGCCACGGCATGGGCATCGACGGGCATGAACCGCCCTACATCACCGCAACCTCCGAAACGGTGCTGGAGGAAGGCATGGTCTTCTCCATCGAGCCCGGCATCTACCTGCCCGGCCGTTTCGGCATCCGCTTGGAGGACATCGTGATCCTGCGCGAGAACGGGCCGGAAGTCCTTTCCTCCCTGCCGCGCACGGTTCACATCGCGCGAATCTGA
- a CDS encoding ABC transporter permease yields the protein MNGAQEAAVAARKKDIRSRWLLSAPALIIIFVAAVGPLLVMLLYSFMAKGDYGDVRFGEFSLDGWTSVFFERDIFDDTLGLADAHLSIIWRSLQLSFFTTILTLVLGFPTAYFIATRPPHTREIWVFLVTIPFWTNLLIRTFAMQQVIRNEGLLNNALIWLGIIKQPLQIMYTDTANLLGMTYVYLPLMVLPLYASIEKLDFRLVEAGYDLYATRFQVLRRIVIPLVKPGLIAGSILVFIPSLGAYVIPRVLGGGKNMMLGNLIEMQFGSGRNWPLGAAMSITLMALVMVALIVYVRNASRGGAGHA from the coding sequence ATGAACGGCGCACAGGAAGCCGCCGTCGCGGCCAGGAAAAAGGACATCCGCTCCCGCTGGCTGCTCAGCGCACCGGCCCTCATCATCATCTTCGTCGCGGCCGTCGGGCCGCTCTTGGTCATGCTGCTCTATTCCTTCATGGCCAAGGGTGACTATGGCGACGTCCGGTTCGGCGAGTTCTCGCTGGACGGCTGGACCTCGGTCTTCTTCGAGCGCGACATCTTCGACGACACTCTCGGGCTTGCCGATGCGCATCTCTCCATCATCTGGCGCTCGCTGCAACTCTCCTTCTTCACGACCATCCTGACGCTGGTCCTCGGCTTCCCGACGGCCTATTTCATCGCGACGCGGCCGCCGCATACCCGCGAAATCTGGGTCTTCCTCGTTACCATCCCGTTCTGGACGAACCTCCTGATCCGCACCTTCGCGATGCAGCAGGTCATCCGCAACGAGGGGCTCCTGAACAACGCCCTCATCTGGCTCGGCATCATCAAGCAGCCATTGCAGATCATGTACACGGACACGGCCAACCTCCTCGGCATGACCTATGTCTACCTGCCGCTGATGGTGCTGCCGCTCTATGCGTCGATCGAGAAGCTCGATTTCCGGCTGGTGGAGGCCGGATACGATCTCTATGCCACGCGCTTCCAGGTGCTCCGCCGGATCGTCATTCCGCTGGTCAAGCCCGGCCTCATCGCCGGTTCGATCCTCGTCTTCATCCCCTCGCTCGGCGCATACGTCATTCCGCGCGTGCTGGGTGGCGGCAAGAACATGATGCTGGGCAACCTGATCGAGATGCAGTTCGGCTCGGGCCGCAACTGGCCGCTCGGCGCGGCGATGTCCATCACGCTGATGGCTCTCGTCATGGTCGCGCTCATCGTCTATGTCCGCAATGCCTCGCGCGGAGGAGCCGGTCATGCTTAG
- a CDS encoding serine hydrolase, giving the protein MIRTFKDRHGFARADVTLANWRTAPYSRWTFQNVRDFVPTAVIAAENAAAEVPLASGFFLDMAMETGLAGASTARAFLEFAQTDAFVMMRRGEIVAEYYAPHADPNAPHLVFSISKSLTAVLSGILEAQGLIDPDRPVTDYLPEAKGSVYGDCTYRDVLDMRVSLDFEEAYLDPYGAFARYRRAMLWNPPMKDAEPETLASFLLTLQKAERPHGGPFYYASPNADLLGVVIERATGARFADLTSDLLWKPMGARGNADITVDAIGTPRTAGGVSMTARDLARLGELLRNHGVRNGRQVVPEGWIRDMQENGDREAWQQGRNVDLPNGRYRSQWYQSGEADGAFCAIGIHGQWLYVDPSTETVIVKLSSQPEPLGDEENQDIFTFFRALCRRAV; this is encoded by the coding sequence ATGATCAGGACCTTCAAGGACAGGCACGGCTTTGCCCGCGCCGATGTGACCCTCGCCAACTGGCGCACCGCCCCCTACAGCCGCTGGACCTTCCAGAACGTGCGCGACTTCGTGCCGACCGCGGTGATCGCCGCGGAGAACGCGGCGGCCGAAGTGCCGCTTGCCAGCGGCTTCTTCCTCGACATGGCGATGGAGACCGGCCTTGCCGGGGCCTCGACGGCGCGCGCCTTCCTCGAATTCGCGCAGACCGACGCCTTCGTCATGATGCGCCGGGGCGAGATCGTCGCGGAATATTACGCGCCGCATGCCGACCCCAATGCGCCGCATCTCGTCTTCTCCATTTCCAAGTCGCTGACCGCCGTCCTCTCGGGCATCCTGGAAGCGCAGGGCCTCATCGATCCCGACCGGCCGGTGACGGACTATCTGCCGGAAGCCAAGGGCAGCGTCTACGGCGACTGCACCTATCGCGACGTGCTCGACATGCGCGTCAGCCTCGATTTCGAGGAGGCCTATCTCGATCCCTATGGCGCCTTTGCGCGCTACCGCCGCGCCATGCTGTGGAACCCGCCGATGAAGGACGCCGAGCCGGAGACGCTCGCCTCCTTCCTGCTGACGCTGCAGAAGGCCGAGCGGCCGCATGGCGGCCCCTTCTACTACGCATCCCCGAACGCCGACCTGCTCGGCGTCGTGATCGAGCGCGCAACGGGCGCCCGCTTCGCCGACCTCACGTCCGATCTCTTGTGGAAGCCGATGGGCGCCAGGGGCAATGCCGATATCACGGTGGATGCCATCGGCACGCCGCGCACCGCCGGCGGCGTCTCCATGACGGCGCGCGACCTCGCGCGCCTCGGCGAGCTCCTGCGCAATCACGGTGTCCGCAACGGCCGGCAGGTCGTTCCAGAGGGCTGGATCCGCGACATGCAGGAAAACGGCGACCGGGAGGCCTGGCAGCAGGGCCGCAATGTCGACCTGCCCAACGGGCGCTACCGCAGCCAGTGGTACCAGTCCGGCGAAGCGGACGGGGCCTTCTGCGCCATCGGCATCCACGGCCAGTGGCTCTATGTCGATCCCAGCACGGAAACCGTCATCGTCAAGCTCTCGTCCCAGCCGGAACCGCTCGGCGACGAGGAGAACCAGGACATCTTCACCTTCTTCCGCGCGCTCTGCCGCCGGGCTGTCTGA
- a CDS encoding GntR family transcriptional regulator produces MLVARGREVSESAKQWVYRVLRRGIMTGQFEPGDPVTINGLAEALGVSAMPVREALHRLVADGALELLDNRRVRVPDLDRQSFEEVLEARLALETRAAERAMPFVDEARLSRLRALDRLADEALAAADFGRLVEANFDFHRCLYEARPGTVMLPLIESLWLRLGPFMRRAGETLSETYQVDRHAEALAAIVNRDAAALKAAIAADIRDGAGHLGRGHFERVAARGRSA; encoded by the coding sequence ATGCTGGTTGCACGCGGCCGGGAGGTGTCCGAATCCGCCAAGCAATGGGTGTATCGCGTCCTGCGGCGCGGCATCATGACGGGCCAGTTCGAGCCCGGCGATCCCGTGACGATCAACGGCCTGGCGGAGGCGCTGGGCGTCAGCGCCATGCCGGTGCGCGAAGCGCTCCATCGCCTCGTGGCGGACGGGGCGCTGGAACTGCTCGACAATCGCCGCGTCCGCGTCCCCGATCTCGACCGCCAGAGCTTCGAGGAGGTGCTGGAAGCCCGCCTCGCGCTGGAAACGCGGGCCGCCGAGCGGGCCATGCCCTTCGTCGACGAGGCGCGGCTTTCGCGTCTTCGGGCTTTGGACCGGCTTGCCGACGAGGCGCTGGCCGCCGCCGATTTCGGGCGGCTGGTGGAGGCCAATTTCGACTTTCACCGCTGTCTCTACGAGGCGCGGCCGGGCACCGTCATGCTGCCGCTCATCGAATCCCTCTGGCTGCGTCTCGGCCCCTTCATGCGCCGGGCCGGCGAGACCCTGTCGGAAACCTATCAGGTCGACCGGCATGCCGAGGCGCTCGCCGCCATCGTCAACCGGGACGCCGCCGCGCTCAAGGCGGCGATCGCCGCCGATATCCGCGACGGCGCGGGCCATCTCGGCCGGGGGCATTTCGAGCGGGTCGCCGCGCGCGGCAGGAGCGCTTAG
- a CDS encoding carbon-nitrogen hydrolase family protein: MRIAALQMHAIAGDDEANIQRIAAAAADAASAGAKLLIVPELAVTGYGAGDAAFARLASPATGDVAARLSAIAQENRLAIVAGFAEREGSHVYNSALFTDGIGTNAVYRKSHLYGDYERHAFRPGVPASVMVELGGVRLGMLICYDVEFPENVRRLALAGAELVIVPTALPKGAAGTFIAGHMIQVRAFENQVFVAYINHCGADDRFSYAGLSRIAAPDGMLLAEAPAEGETLLFAEIRPEDYAVSRAENTYLVDLGRTG; this comes from the coding sequence ATGCGGATTGCCGCCCTCCAGATGCATGCCATCGCCGGCGATGACGAAGCCAACATCCAGCGCATCGCGGCCGCGGCCGCCGATGCGGCCTCGGCCGGCGCCAAGCTATTGATCGTGCCGGAGCTTGCCGTCACCGGCTACGGCGCGGGCGATGCGGCCTTCGCGCGGCTCGCCTCGCCGGCGACGGGCGACGTGGCGGCGCGGCTGAGCGCCATCGCGCAGGAGAACAGGCTTGCCATCGTGGCGGGCTTCGCCGAGCGGGAAGGCTCGCATGTCTATAACAGCGCGCTCTTCACCGACGGCATCGGCACCAATGCCGTCTACCGCAAGTCCCATCTTTACGGCGATTACGAGCGGCATGCCTTCCGGCCCGGCGTGCCGGCCTCCGTCATGGTGGAGCTCGGCGGCGTCCGGCTCGGCATGCTGATCTGCTACGACGTGGAATTCCCCGAGAATGTCCGCCGCCTGGCGCTTGCCGGCGCCGAGCTCGTCATCGTGCCGACCGCCTTGCCAAAGGGCGCTGCCGGCACCTTCATCGCGGGCCACATGATCCAGGTCCGCGCCTTCGAGAACCAGGTCTTCGTCGCCTACATCAACCATTGCGGCGCCGACGACCGCTTCAGCTATGCCGGCCTCTCGCGCATCGCCGCCCCGGACGGCATGCTGCTCGCCGAAGCTCCAGCCGAAGGCGAGACCCTGCTCTTCGCGGAAATCCGCCCTGAGGACTACGCGGTGTCGCGGGCGGAAAACACCTATCTGGTCGATCTCGGCCGGACGGGGTAA